One part of the Pyrinomonadaceae bacterium genome encodes these proteins:
- a CDS encoding HEAT repeat domain-containing protein: MSDDFIQTNGRDAQVVVAPKPRRPSNIWLIIVASLFIIVPFLSWYFTWFGRSLSDEKIVEYLNDEKKPRNIQHALTQIESRMEKNDPAVKKFYPRILELAKSPTGEVRKTVAWVMGQDNTSEDFHRALLELLKDAEPLVRRNAALQLVRFGDASGRPELRAMLQPFEAKSPINGTIVSILPVGSELRAGALFARIRVVSSPSSLITHDSSPITGSASPNTQHPSPVTVLGDVQEFRAPVDGEIASLAVKEGDAVTVGQTVASLKPDKASVSAALRGLAYVGTAEDLPSIESLAQTVGDDEIASQASTTAKAIRSRVSSSQQ, from the coding sequence ATGTCAGATGATTTCATACAAACCAACGGCCGCGATGCGCAAGTTGTCGTTGCCCCAAAGCCGCGTCGGCCGAGCAATATCTGGCTCATCATCGTCGCCTCGCTCTTCATCATCGTTCCATTTCTGTCGTGGTACTTCACCTGGTTCGGCCGTTCACTATCCGATGAAAAGATCGTCGAGTACCTTAACGACGAAAAGAAGCCGCGCAACATCCAGCACGCGCTTACCCAAATCGAATCGCGGATGGAGAAGAACGATCCGGCCGTCAAGAAGTTTTATCCACGCATTCTGGAGTTAGCGAAGAGCCCGACCGGCGAAGTCCGTAAGACAGTTGCGTGGGTCATGGGCCAGGACAACACTTCCGAAGATTTTCATCGCGCGCTGCTCGAGTTGTTGAAAGACGCCGAGCCGCTCGTGCGTCGCAACGCGGCCTTGCAGTTAGTGCGTTTCGGCGACGCTTCCGGCCGCCCCGAGCTGCGCGCCATGCTGCAACCTTTCGAAGCGAAGTCGCCCATCAACGGAACCATCGTGAGCATATTGCCAGTTGGTTCCGAACTACGCGCGGGCGCCCTTTTCGCCCGCATCCGCGTCGTCAGTTCGCCATCTTCACTCATCACTCATGACTCATCACCCATCACTGGTTCGGCATCTCCCAACACCCAACACCCGTCACCCGTCACCGTTCTTGGTGACGTCCAGGAATTCCGCGCCCCAGTCGACGGCGAAATAGCATCGCTTGCTGTGAAGGAAGGCGACGCCGTGACTGTTGGTCAAACAGTCGCCTCGCTGAAACCCGACAAAGCTTCCGTCAGCGCCGCACTCCGCGGCTTGGCTTACGTTGGCACAGCCGAGGATTTGCCCTCCATCGAATCTTTAGCCCAAACAGTAGGCGATGATGAAATTGCCAGCCAAGCATCTACCACCGCCAAAGCCATCCGCTCGCGCGTGAGTTCATCCCAGCAGTAA
- a CDS encoding isoprenylcysteine carboxylmethyltransferase family protein: MSFFDYFQIAIIVIFIAIVVTKAVYLRISRNITAIVAGRDSRGLARVFEIAAFAGLVFWMVEIVLYALHSHARVLPAVLHDQFFESFALRVAGVILISGGLVVFILAFFNFGDSWRVGVDYETPGALVTRGIFSLTRNPIYVFINAWFIGTFLINGTWIFLVLAVLAIAAQHWQILREEEFLKKSYGEAYERYRNKVPRYLIW; this comes from the coding sequence ATGTCCTTCTTCGACTATTTCCAAATCGCCATCATCGTGATTTTTATCGCGATTGTTGTCACCAAGGCCGTGTACCTGCGCATAAGTCGAAACATCACCGCGATTGTGGCCGGTCGCGACAGTCGCGGGCTCGCGCGGGTGTTTGAAATAGCCGCCTTCGCCGGCTTGGTCTTTTGGATGGTTGAGATCGTTTTATACGCACTGCATTCCCACGCGCGCGTTCTACCTGCAGTCTTGCACGATCAATTTTTTGAATCGTTCGCGCTGAGGGTGGCCGGAGTGATCCTGATAAGCGGCGGGTTGGTAGTCTTCATTCTCGCTTTCTTCAACTTCGGCGACTCGTGGCGCGTCGGCGTTGACTACGAGACGCCCGGAGCCCTCGTGACGCGGGGCATTTTCTCGCTTACGCGGAATCCGATCTACGTCTTTATCAACGCCTGGTTCATCGGCACATTTCTGATTAATGGCACGTGGATATTCCTGGTTCTTGCGGTGCTGGCTATCGCCGCGCAGCACTGGCAAATTCTGCGCGAGGAAGAATTCCTGAAGAAGAGCTACGGCGAAGCGTACGAGCGTTATCGAAACAAAGTGCCGCGGTATCTCATCTGGTGA
- a CDS encoding cytochrome c oxidase subunit 3, with protein MATEAEALTNDWGGGVHPYRVGHRKLGMWLFIMSDSLTFSALLMGYAYLRASNVWPTPFKFYPSIVFSSIMTLVLLSSSLTMVFAVSASAKRQLSAARKWIIATAVLGATFIVLHAIEWKHLIDEGLTPFALPHEWAEKWPGASPLFGATFFGITGMHMFHVFTGCIYLLVVAARVKKASHEDVEISGLYWHFVDLVWMFVFPLIYLLSIQA; from the coding sequence GTGGCAACTGAAGCAGAAGCTCTGACAAACGATTGGGGCGGCGGAGTTCACCCTTATCGCGTCGGCCATCGCAAGCTCGGCATGTGGCTCTTCATCATGTCCGACTCGCTAACTTTTTCGGCCTTGTTGATGGGTTACGCATACCTGCGCGCTTCGAACGTCTGGCCGACGCCGTTCAAGTTTTATCCGAGCATAGTCTTTTCATCAATCATGACCCTGGTGCTGCTATCGTCCAGCTTGACGATGGTGTTCGCGGTGTCGGCGTCGGCCAAACGACAGCTGTCGGCCGCGCGCAAATGGATCATCGCCACGGCTGTCCTCGGCGCGACGTTTATCGTCCTGCACGCGATCGAGTGGAAGCACCTGATTGATGAAGGTCTGACGCCGTTTGCGCTCCCGCACGAATGGGCTGAGAAGTGGCCGGGCGCGTCGCCTCTGTTCGGCGCTACGTTTTTCGGCATCACCGGCATGCACATGTTCCACGTCTTTACCGGATGCATTTATCTGCTGGTGGTGGCGGCGCGGGTTAAGAAAGCCAGTCACGAAGACGTTGAGATCAGCGGCCTGTATTGGCACTTTGTCGATCTGGTCTGGATGTTCGTCTTCCCGCTGATCTATTTGCTTTCGATTCAAGCATAG
- the coxB gene encoding cytochrome c oxidase subunit II, with amino-acid sequence MGRLLAVAIWVITIASVLMFFNKRWWFPEAITDHGPSVDRQFLITIIVCGIAFAAAQIGLGWVVWKYRDSADKTRATYSHGNNRLEVVWTIVTAIVFISLGVMGQRVWAALHLNPAPAGATQIEVTAQQFAWNIRYAGGDKTFGRTDVQYIDDATNPVGVVDTDAGGKDDISTPTLVIPANRPVELILKSKDVTHNFWVPQLRFKQDLVPGMAIRVHFTANKVGKYEMACAELCGMNHFKMKTFMLVLPPADFDALVQMAPAQFQDKKNELLNSYQLPQY; translated from the coding sequence ATGGGACGTCTTCTGGCAGTAGCTATCTGGGTGATCACGATCGCCTCTGTCTTGATGTTTTTTAATAAGCGTTGGTGGTTTCCTGAGGCCATCACCGACCACGGGCCGAGCGTTGATCGCCAGTTCCTGATCACGATTATCGTGTGCGGCATCGCCTTCGCGGCCGCGCAGATCGGCCTTGGCTGGGTTGTTTGGAAGTATCGCGACTCAGCCGACAAGACGCGCGCAACCTATTCGCACGGCAACAATCGGCTCGAGGTCGTGTGGACCATCGTGACCGCGATTGTTTTCATCAGCCTGGGCGTGATGGGCCAGAGAGTTTGGGCGGCGCTGCACCTGAATCCGGCTCCCGCGGGCGCTACTCAAATCGAAGTCACGGCGCAGCAGTTTGCCTGGAACATTCGCTATGCGGGTGGCGACAAGACCTTCGGTCGCACGGACGTTCAGTACATCGATGACGCGACTAATCCCGTCGGCGTTGTGGACACGGATGCGGGGGGCAAGGACGACATCTCAACCCCGACGCTGGTCATTCCGGCGAACCGCCCGGTCGAACTCATCCTGAAATCAAAAGACGTGACGCACAATTTCTGGGTGCCGCAACTCAGGTTCAAACAGGATCTGGTTCCCGGCATGGCGATTCGCGTTCACTTCACCGCCAACAAAGTCGGCAAGTACGAAATGGCGTGCGCCGAGCTTTGCGGCATGAACCACTTCAAGATGAAGACGTTCATGCTGGTCCTGCCGCCGGCGGACTTTGACGCGCTGGTGCAAATGGCTCCGGCCCAGTTCCAGGATAAGAAGAACGAGTTACTCAACAGTTATCAGCTTCCACAGTACTGA
- a CDS encoding electron transfer flavoprotein-ubiquinone oxidoreductase codes for MVRESLEMDVVFVGAGPANLSGALHLSRLIAEHNAAVESGASKGKTLGEVQIGVIEKGAAVGAHILSGAVMDPKGLAELIPDFVAQGAPLESPVKEDQFLYLTEKRSIRSPINPPPLNNHGYFIVSLNRLTAWLGEKCEEAGVNIFPEFPGADLLFDDNDRVLGVRTGDKGIDKEGKPKPNFEPGVDLLAKVTVLGEGVRGSLTKKLVRRLGLDEGREPQVYSLGVKELWELPDDRYPAGRVTHTLGFPSDQWTYGGGWIYGMQNRVLNIGYVTGLDYRDPLIDPHAEFQKFKTHPFIAKLLEGGKMIRYGAKAIAAGGWNAMPRMYSDGVLIVGDSAGFLNAARLKGIHSAIKSGMLAAQTIFEALVAEDYSSATLQSFEARVKESWIASELRRYRNFHAGFRHGRWLGMANAGLQYITGGRAWGILDRDHQEPGHEAMQKLSAYGYNGNGSTAPRYQDLRFDKKLTFDKVTDVYHAAVGHDEDQPAHLHVLDTNICATRCTEEYGNPCQRFCPAAVYEMVEVGTHASGGQQSEPHAVTGGPGSVPPAVAGGSPRRQLQINFSNCVHCKTCDVMDPYQIINWVTPEGGGGPDYVGM; via the coding sequence ATGGTACGTGAAAGCTTAGAAATGGACGTGGTCTTCGTCGGCGCCGGTCCGGCGAATTTGAGCGGCGCTTTACACCTTTCGCGCCTGATCGCAGAACACAACGCCGCGGTGGAAAGCGGCGCAAGCAAAGGAAAAACGCTCGGCGAAGTTCAAATCGGCGTAATCGAGAAAGGTGCGGCGGTTGGAGCGCACATTCTCTCCGGCGCGGTCATGGATCCGAAAGGACTTGCCGAGCTGATTCCTGACTTCGTCGCACAGGGCGCGCCTCTCGAATCCCCTGTCAAAGAAGATCAGTTTCTTTACCTTACGGAGAAACGCTCGATCCGTTCGCCGATCAATCCACCGCCACTAAACAATCACGGCTATTTCATCGTCTCGCTGAATCGTTTAACGGCGTGGCTGGGCGAGAAATGCGAAGAAGCGGGAGTCAACATCTTCCCCGAGTTTCCCGGCGCTGACTTGCTGTTCGATGACAACGATCGCGTCCTCGGCGTGCGTACCGGCGACAAAGGCATCGACAAAGAAGGCAAGCCGAAGCCGAACTTCGAACCAGGCGTCGACCTCCTCGCGAAAGTCACTGTGCTGGGTGAAGGCGTGCGCGGATCGCTTACTAAGAAGTTGGTTCGCAGGCTGGGTCTGGATGAAGGTCGCGAGCCACAGGTTTACAGCCTTGGCGTGAAAGAGCTCTGGGAGCTTCCCGACGATCGTTATCCCGCAGGGCGCGTGACGCACACGCTCGGCTTCCCTTCTGATCAATGGACGTATGGCGGCGGCTGGATTTACGGGATGCAGAACCGCGTGCTGAACATTGGTTACGTGACCGGACTCGATTATCGCGACCCTTTGATTGACCCGCACGCCGAATTCCAAAAGTTCAAGACGCACCCGTTCATCGCAAAGCTGCTCGAAGGCGGCAAGATGATCCGCTATGGGGCGAAAGCGATCGCCGCCGGCGGCTGGAACGCGATGCCTCGAATGTATTCCGACGGCGTGCTCATCGTCGGAGACAGCGCCGGCTTTCTGAACGCGGCGCGCTTGAAAGGTATTCACTCGGCGATCAAGAGCGGGATGCTCGCGGCACAAACGATCTTTGAAGCTTTGGTGGCGGAAGACTATTCATCCGCAACCCTGCAATCATTTGAAGCTCGTGTGAAGGAAAGCTGGATTGCGTCCGAGTTGCGCCGCTATCGGAACTTTCATGCAGGGTTTCGTCACGGCCGCTGGCTCGGAATGGCAAACGCCGGTCTGCAATACATCACCGGCGGTCGCGCCTGGGGCATCCTTGATCGAGATCATCAGGAGCCCGGCCACGAGGCGATGCAGAAGCTGTCCGCGTACGGCTACAACGGAAACGGATCGACCGCGCCGCGTTACCAGGATCTTCGCTTTGACAAGAAACTGACCTTCGACAAAGTGACTGACGTGTACCACGCCGCTGTTGGTCATGATGAGGATCAACCGGCGCACTTGCACGTGCTCGACACAAACATCTGCGCCACGCGCTGCACCGAGGAATACGGCAACCCGTGCCAACGTTTCTGTCCCGCGGCGGTTTACGAGATGGTTGAAGTGGGTACGCACGCCTCCGGCGGGCAGCAGTCAGAACCGCATGCGGTAACTGGCGGGCCCGGGTCAGTACCACCTGCGGTAGCGGGTGGGTCACCTCGTCGCCAACTCCAAATCAACTTCTCGAACTGCGTCCATTGCAAGACGTGCGACGTCATGGACCCGTATCAGATCATCAACTGGGTGACGCCAGAAGGCGGCGGTGGGCCTGATTACGTGGGGATGTAA
- a CDS encoding cytochrome c oxidase subunit 3: MAATVTNTSPVVDVGVGGGPKSKGGNGFRKNGGGHDGTDFRFSPARYRVGIWVAIASIVMLFTGLASAYIVRSASADDWVRIAMPKMLWLSTSAILISSVTIEISRRSLKRKGEAQYGMWLTITAALGVVFVASQFFAWRQLARQGVFVASNPHSAFFYLFTGAHAIHVLGGLCALAYLLLRTRKKRDSVEGELKRVGVVDAATTYWHFLDGLWICLFLLLFFWK, encoded by the coding sequence ATGGCGGCAACGGTCACAAACACTAGTCCGGTTGTCGATGTTGGCGTCGGCGGCGGACCGAAGTCGAAGGGCGGCAATGGCTTTCGCAAGAACGGCGGCGGCCACGATGGCACCGACTTTCGGTTTTCGCCGGCGCGTTATCGCGTCGGGATTTGGGTGGCGATTGCCAGCATCGTGATGCTGTTTACCGGGCTCGCCAGCGCTTACATTGTGCGCTCGGCTTCGGCAGACGATTGGGTGCGCATCGCGATGCCGAAGATGCTCTGGCTAAGCACCTCGGCGATTTTGATCAGCAGCGTCACGATCGAAATCTCGCGACGGTCTTTGAAACGAAAAGGCGAAGCGCAGTACGGGATGTGGCTCACCATTACGGCCGCGCTGGGCGTCGTTTTCGTGGCGTCACAATTCTTTGCCTGGCGGCAACTGGCTCGACAAGGTGTCTTCGTGGCCAGCAATCCGCACAGCGCGTTCTTCTATTTGTTCACCGGCGCGCACGCTATTCACGTGCTTGGTGGTCTGTGCGCCCTGGCTTATCTGTTGCTGCGCACGCGAAAGAAACGCGACTCGGTTGAAGGTGAACTCAAGCGTGTGGGCGTAGTTGATGCAGCGACGACCTATTGGCATTTTCTCGACGGACTTTGGATTTGCTTGTTCTTGCTTTTGTTCTTTTGGAAGTGA
- a CDS encoding DUF420 domain-containing protein — MLLTAHCSLLTALGLLAADWVSALPHFNAALNFTSFVLLMAGYFFIRRKSIIAHRNCQIAAVSVSVLFLISYVTYHSQHGSTPFPGQGIARPIYFTILITHAILAAVIVPFVIVTVLRAKRGDFLRHRAIARWTLPMWLYVSITGVVVYAMLYHLYPSG, encoded by the coding sequence ATGCTGCTCACAGCCCACTGCTCACTGCTCACTGCTTTGGGCCTGCTCGCTGCCGACTGGGTTTCTGCTCTCCCGCACTTCAACGCCGCTCTTAACTTCACCAGCTTCGTATTACTGATGGCCGGCTACTTCTTTATTCGCCGCAAAAGCATCATTGCCCATCGCAACTGCCAAATCGCGGCGGTGTCTGTTTCCGTTCTGTTCTTAATTTCGTACGTGACGTATCACTCGCAGCACGGATCGACACCTTTTCCGGGGCAGGGAATTGCGCGGCCAATCTACTTTACGATTCTGATCACGCACGCAATCCTGGCGGCGGTCATCGTGCCGTTCGTGATTGTCACCGTCCTGCGCGCTAAGCGCGGAGATTTCCTGCGCCACCGGGCCATCGCGCGCTGGACCCTCCCGATGTGGCTGTATGTTTCGATCACCGGCGTGGTGGTTTACGCGATGCTGTATCACCTCTACCCATCGGGCTGA
- a CDS encoding cytochrome C oxidase subunit IV family protein: MSAHAESHDEHFAGSNKLFISVWIGLLILTGIEVLFGYINLPLVYMLVILLGASIIKAALIVAYFMHLRFERLPLVLTIVPAVVICICLLLVFFPDSFRSRDLRATPPATAPPAGQPSH, from the coding sequence ATGAGCGCACACGCAGAATCGCACGACGAACACTTTGCCGGTTCAAACAAGCTCTTCATCTCAGTTTGGATTGGCTTGCTAATCTTGACGGGCATCGAGGTGTTGTTCGGCTATATCAACTTGCCCCTTGTTTACATGCTCGTGATTCTGCTGGGCGCTTCGATCATCAAGGCCGCTCTGATCGTCGCCTATTTCATGCACCTGCGTTTCGAGCGTTTGCCGCTTGTGCTGACCATCGTGCCGGCCGTCGTCATTTGTATTTGTCTGCTGCTGGTGTTTTTCCCTGACAGCTTCCGCTCGCGCGACCTGCGGGCCACGCCGCCAGCAACCGCGCCGCCGGCCGGACAGCCGAGTCATTAG
- a CDS encoding cbb3-type cytochrome c oxidase subunit I, translating into MAEAAHAEVHRHPAPTGFIRKYIFSIDHKVIGIQYILLALAAVIVGMLMSVLMRVKLTWPGTSVSILETLFPQGAPGGIMSAEFYLSLVTMHGTIMVFFVLTTAPQGGFGNYFLPIQIGADDMAFPTLNMLSFWVTFVGFIVILLAILAEGNATVGAWFTGLGASWSAGSGTVGPIGGWTGYAPLSALGKAAGPGQGAGVNLWIISIAIFCVGSLLGALNFITTLINMRTRGMSLMRMPLTCWAWFTTAVLALLSFPVLLGGGILLLLDRMAGTSFFIPGGLYVSGAPVPLHSGGSPLLWQHLFWFFGHPEVYIAILPGMGATSHILSTFARKPIFGYRAMVFAIFAIGMLGFFVWGHHMFISGMSPYSAVAFSVLTLSIGVPSAIKTFNWIGTLWGARIRFTTPMLFAIGFVSLFVAGGITGLVLGQTSLDFFFHDTYFVTAHFHLVMGVASIFGMFAATYFWFPKMFGRMMSESMGKFHFWVTFIGVYAIFVPFHAMGMLGMPRRYSQFDEYTFLNNSGGLVKFVTVAALITVTVQLLFYFNFFWSMFKGKKVTSDNPWEATTLEWDIPSPPPHDNFAGIAPTVYRGPYEFSVPDAPKDYVMQSEPDAGEIHPGLGERSGNGGNGHKH; encoded by the coding sequence ATGGCAGAAGCAGCTCATGCAGAAGTCCACAGGCACCCGGCGCCGACTGGCTTCATTCGCAAGTACATCTTCAGTATCGATCACAAAGTCATCGGGATTCAGTACATCCTGCTTGCGTTGGCCGCCGTAATCGTCGGCATGCTGATGTCCGTGCTGATGCGCGTGAAACTGACGTGGCCGGGAACCAGCGTTTCGATTCTCGAGACGCTGTTTCCGCAGGGCGCGCCGGGCGGCATCATGTCGGCCGAGTTTTACCTCAGCCTGGTCACTATGCACGGCACCATAATGGTGTTCTTCGTTTTGACGACGGCGCCCCAGGGCGGCTTCGGCAATTACTTTTTGCCCATTCAAATCGGCGCCGACGACATGGCGTTTCCCACGTTGAACATGCTGTCGTTCTGGGTGACGTTTGTCGGCTTCATCGTAATTCTCCTTGCGATTCTGGCGGAAGGTAACGCGACCGTCGGCGCGTGGTTTACCGGACTGGGCGCGTCCTGGTCGGCAGGAAGCGGTACTGTCGGGCCGATAGGAGGCTGGACAGGTTACGCGCCGTTAAGCGCGCTGGGCAAAGCAGCCGGGCCGGGGCAGGGAGCCGGAGTCAATCTCTGGATTATCAGCATCGCGATCTTCTGTGTGGGTTCGCTGCTTGGGGCCCTGAACTTCATCACCACGTTGATCAACATGCGCACGCGCGGCATGTCCCTGATGCGAATGCCGCTCACGTGTTGGGCGTGGTTCACGACCGCCGTGCTGGCGTTGCTCTCGTTTCCCGTGCTGCTTGGCGGCGGCATTCTGCTGCTGTTGGATCGTATGGCGGGCACGAGCTTTTTCATTCCCGGCGGTTTGTACGTGAGCGGTGCGCCCGTCCCGCTGCACAGTGGCGGGTCACCGCTTCTTTGGCAACACTTGTTCTGGTTCTTCGGCCATCCCGAGGTTTACATCGCGATTCTGCCGGGCATGGGTGCAACGTCGCACATCCTTTCGACGTTTGCGCGTAAACCAATTTTCGGTTATCGCGCGATGGTGTTCGCCATTTTTGCGATCGGCATGCTCGGCTTCTTCGTCTGGGGCCATCACATGTTCATAAGCGGCATGAGTCCTTACTCAGCCGTGGCCTTCTCAGTCCTGACATTGTCGATTGGCGTGCCATCAGCCATTAAGACGTTCAATTGGATCGGTACGTTGTGGGGCGCGAGGATCCGTTTCACCACGCCGATGCTGTTTGCGATCGGATTCGTGTCGTTGTTCGTCGCCGGCGGCATCACCGGCCTGGTGCTGGGCCAGACGTCGCTCGACTTTTTCTTCCACGACACGTATTTCGTGACGGCGCACTTCCACCTCGTGATGGGGGTCGCGTCGATCTTCGGCATGTTCGCGGCGACCTACTTCTGGTTTCCGAAAATGTTCGGCCGGATGATGAGCGAAAGCATGGGCAAGTTTCACTTCTGGGTGACCTTTATCGGGGTGTACGCGATCTTCGTCCCGTTCCACGCGATGGGCATGTTGGGCATGCCACGGCGCTATTCGCAGTTCGACGAATACACCTTCCTGAATAACTCGGGCGGGCTGGTGAAGTTTGTTACGGTCGCAGCGCTGATCACGGTGACGGTCCAGCTTTTGTTCTACTTCAATTTCTTCTGGAGCATGTTCAAGGGCAAGAAGGTGACGAGCGACAACCCTTGGGAGGCGACGACGCTGGAATGGGATATCCCTTCACCGCCGCCGCATGACAACTTCGCGGGCATTGCGCCCACGGTGTATCGCGGACCATACGAGTTTTCGGTGCCTGACGCGCCGAAAGATTATGTGATGCAGAGTGAGCCGGATGCCGGCGAGATTCATCCAGGTTTGGGAGAAAGAAGCGGTAATGGCGGCAACGGTCACAAACACTAG